In the genome of Fusarium poae strain DAOMC 252244 chromosome 1, whole genome shotgun sequence, the window AATATTCTATCCACAGTATTCTGTACGACAAGCCCATCGATTGATATAGATCGATTTATTAACATATTCATAGCTTCCAGCGAGGAGTCTACCCAGCAGAAGACTTTACAGTGTACGTCCTCCCGACAATGGATCCCCCTTCGAATCGCTCGAACTAATTGTATAATTTAGCGTCAAGAAATATGGCCTCAATATGCTAGGTAAAGCGCATACTAGCGATATTCCCTGGCAACATATCGACTAACAATGACGTCCAGTCTCGGCCGATGACCAAGTAAAGGCATACATCAAGAAAATCATGTCCCAGCTCGACAAGTGGATGGTCGGCGGCAAGATCTCCAAGCTTGTCATTGTAATCACAGATAAAGACACAGGCGAACACGTCGAGCGTTGGCAATTCGACGTACGAATTTTCTACAATCCTTCTATTTTTCACATCTGACAAACAGACAACAGGTCCAAATCTTCCAACCCGTCAAGAAATCCAAGTCCTCCAAATCCGCACccaaagaacaagaaaactCCGCTGGCGGAAGCGCCGCCCCTACCGCTCCCGAAAAGACAGAAACCGAGATCCAAGCCGAGATTGCTGCTATTTTCCGTCAGATTACAGCCTCTGTTACTTTCCTCCCCCAACTCAACGGCGACTGCACCTTTAACGTGCTCGTCTATGCGAATGCCGATAGCGAGGTTCCTGTTGAATGGGGTGACTCGGATGCCAAGGAGATCGAGAACGGCGAAAAAGTGCAACTGAGAGGTTTCAGTACTGCGAACCACCGAGTCGATACATTGGTCAGCTACCGGTTCTCGGATTAGTTTTGGTGTAACGGAAAGAGTGTAAGAGAAGGACGAGTTGTTCTTTATGGGTTTTTTGGGATATCTCAGGGGTAATGGCCCTGAAGGGCGTTACAAGGCGCTATGGGGACATTATTTGTCCATGTTCAATTTTCGGCGACCACGATGGATTTGTACGATGCGTATCAGGATGTTTTGTTATCTAATTCATGTGTACACAATGGCTACTCATATTGACGATGCGTGCCTCATCTAGCCCTTTCTAATCTTGCAAATCAAAGTAAAGGCATGGCATAGCCGCCTGCTTCTCATCAACCACACGCCATTCACCGTCTGATGCAACCCAGCCCTTACGCCTCACCCGCTGCTGTGCTATCGATGTTCTCGACTAGACGCGCTTAAAAAAGTACACATACGCAAACTTGCGCATCTCGTTAATATCATGTGCCTCGACAACCTTTTCGTCATTGAAAAGAACCCAAGTTGGGACATTGGCATCTCCCAAAGCCTTGCGGATAAAGGCAACATAGTGCCTAGGTACTGGTTAGCAATTTATACCTTTGAAATTTTTCATGAAATACTTACCCAGCATGAATACTTGTGCCTTTATGGCACACGATTGACCGAAGCTGGAAGGTTGCTGGCAGATCAGCGCTTCCGGCTGGTTCCTTTGTGGCAGAAGCGACCTCCCCAGCCGGAGCATCCTCGTCAAATGTTCCTTGATCTTCAGGATGGCTAAAGAGCCATTCTACAGCTCTCTCAACGTCGCCGCCAGTCTCCTTCAGGGCTTTCTTGGCTTGTGGAGCACCAAAGCCCATGGCCCCGAGCATTTTGATCTTTTCAGGATCAGCAGTATCAGCTGCTCCAGTTTGAGCACCCAAATCAAGAGGCGCATCAATGTCAGGGTCTTCCATATGTCCAAATAACCATTCCATGGCGACGTTAGCGTCAGAGTTACCAGTGGCATGGAGAGCACGCGCGCAGCGGTTGTAAGGGAATCCCATGGCTTCCAATTGGACCAGGGCAGTAGCATCAGGTTCAAATGCAGGCGCTTTAGCCTCGGgctcatcagggagttgttcCTCTCCGGGCTGCAAGCCTTTCGAAAGATAGGCGTCCAAATTGAAGGGCTCATCAGGCACAAGGACAGGGACGTCCACCTTAATTGGAACCCAGTTGACAACTGTCATCTTTCGCGCGTTGACGACTAGAGTGTCAGGGAAGGTCTTGAATAGAGACCGCTTGGTAAATCCATCCTTGCTTCCGCAAGCGGAGCAGGTTAATTCAACCTTCTCGGCAGCTGTGAAGTTATCGAGGCACTGTGTCAGAGATACAGGCTTGTACGCATCTGGGCCATCTGATCCTTCCTCACGTGGGAGCTTTTCCAGGGGGACGTCGATAAAAATATTGTCCTGCTCGTTGCTGCTGTATCTCACCTTGTGGCATCCAAGGCACTGGAGTCTTTGCTCAAGCACGAAGCGGAAAGGCTCTGTGGGGTCTTTTCCATCGGGATGAGAAGATCGATTAATGAACTTGAACAAATGCTGAAGAAACTCGAGCGCATCTTGCTGTCTCATGGTAGAAAATTCTTCGTGGCCTCGTCCAATAAGATGCTTGAGCATCGCAGGTGCCAGTCCCTTCTGATGTGTAATACCCTCTCCAGCAATCTCTGCGTCAGGCTTGGAGTACCGTCCAGACAAAAGCCCATCAGCTACCTTTCGCAACTGAGTCTCAAGATCGGCAGCGGGGTCAGTGACAATGGGTAGGTCGGCGCCAGGTTGGAAGTATCTTGTTTGGAAAGAAGGCATGTCGAATAAACATTGAACGATACTGGCGAGATAACAACTGTTTCCAAGGTTCTTGAGACCAGTTAGGCCAGGTCCGAATAAGGGCTTCAGTTCTTTTCCATCTTCGGTAGTCATGCTAAAGTCCCACTTCAGGTTCTGTTCAATTTGCATCTCAGTCAAGCTCTTCTCGGTCTTTTGGCGCTCAGCAAGCACAATGCCCCAATGGTTCAAATGCTCGCCCAGCTTGTCGTCGACTCGCTCGTCGTCGCACTTGTAGCAGTAGATATCTGCGGTACCTTCGGGAGTGATAGATCCAAGCTTGACGGCAACTCCATGGCCTGACTCATTCGCGTGGGCAAGGGCATGCGAGTTCCCGTCAACACCACCCATCTGCTTACGACCGCATCCAAGGTTGCCACATTCGATGCAGAGCCAAAGGTTCTCAGCCAAGTCACAAGCGTAGCAGTGGCTCAGGTCGTTTTGCTCGATCTTCTTGGAAGGCGCTTGCTGAAGCATCAGAATGTGCTCACAGCTGGTCAGCTCCTGCTCCCAGGCCTTAACCTCCTCCTTTCGTGAAAACGTATTGGCCTTGAGAATACCGTCAATCATGGAAGAAAGCTTGGGATTCGTTCGGTCGAGCTCGGTGTTACAGTCGAGGCACTTGACAGTTAATGCTGTGTCGTATcgatcctcttctttctcggcGGCAATGGCCAACTTGGACATCTTGGCAGGTGGTTCATCTCGTTCAACGACTTTTCTAGAGCGGCGAATATTGAGAGCAAGTGGGTGCTGGGTCAGCGCATAGTGAAGACTATCATGTTTTCGGTCGCCGGCACATCCTCCGTTGAAACACTGCAGACAGACATCGAGGCCAGCAGGATCATCCTGTGAAGATTCAAGGTAAGCAAGTGATTTGCGATAGcggttgatgatgttggaTCGAGGAAGTTGGGGTCTTACTATCGAGTCAAAACATTGAGTACAGTCTTCGCGGTAAACGGACTGAGAAGGATTGGGGGGTGTCAGCCCTGTAACAACGAATGTCAGTTTGTGAATCGGCGGATTGAAACGGCTTTGAAGCTTGTCGCAGCTATCATGACCGGCCGATGGTAGATCAAATGGCGGGGTTGCTTTTAGTGATTGACGTACCGATCAAATCGAGATGCGGGCAAGCCATGGTGGATAATATTGGGGTTTGCCTCTTTCCCGGAAGAATAATCAGAGAGTGAGAGATATAAAGGAAGTGATGGCAATTTGTACAAGTTGATGTGGAATCAGAAACTTTGCGTAAGAACCGCCTGCTattgaagatggaagctTTTGACAGGTGCAGTGCATTACAGTAGGTAACTGAGGTACCTGCGCAGTGGGCCGGGCAGTGATAGGCGGTAACACACGTCACTGGAGCTCAGAG includes:
- a CDS encoding hypothetical protein (MEROPS:MER0001881~BUSCO:6428at5125) → MACPHLDLIGLTPPNPSQSVYREDCTQCFDSIVRPQLPRSNIINRYRKSLAYLESSQDDPAGLDVCLQCFNGGCAGDRKHDSLHYALTQHPLALNIRRSRKVVERDEPPAKMSKLAIAAEKEEDRYDTALTVKCLDCNTELDRTNPKLSSMIDGILKANTFSRKEEVKAWEQELTSCEHILMLQQAPSKKIEQNDLSHCYACDLAENLWLCIECGNLGCGRKQMGGVDGNSHALAHANESGHGVAVKLGSITPEGTADIYCYKCDDERVDDKLGEHLNHWGIVLAERQKTEKSLTEMQIEQNLKWDFSMTTEDGKELKPLFGPGLTGLKNLGNSCYLASIVQCLFDMPSFQTRYFQPGADLPIVTDPAADLETQLRKVADGLLSGRYSKPDAEIAGEGITHQKGLAPAMLKHLIGRGHEEFSTMRQQDALEFLQHLFKFINRSSHPDGKDPTEPFRFVLEQRLQCLGCHKVRYSSNEQDNIFIDVPLEKLPREEGSDGPDAYKPVSLTQCLDNFTAAEKVELTCSACGSKDGFTKRSLFKTFPDTLVVNARKMTVVNWVPIKVDVPVLVPDEPFNLDAYLSKGLQPGEEQLPDEPEAKAPAFEPDATALVQLEAMGFPYNRCARALHATGNSDANVAMEWLFGHMEDPDIDAPLDLGAQTGAADTADPEKIKMLGAMGFGAPQAKKALKETGGDVERAVEWLFSHPEDQGTFDEDAPAGEVASATKEPAGSADLPATFQLRSIVCHKGTSIHAGHYVAFIRKALGDANVPTWVLFNDEKVVEAHDINEMRKFAYVYFFKRV
- a CDS encoding hypothetical protein (BUSCO:50142at5125); protein product: MSSKETSKSKDKDKSKVHKLSLKGSARLVAEFFQYSIHSILFQRGVYPAEDFTVVKKYGLNMLVSADDQVKAYIKKIMSQLDKWMVGGKISKLVIVITDKDTGEHVERWQFDVQIFQPVKKSKSSKSAPKEQENSAGGSAAPTAPEKTETEIQAEIAAIFRQITASVTFLPQLNGDCTFNVLVYANADSEVPVEWGDSDAKEIENGEKVQLRGFSTANHRVDTLVSYRFSD